The following coding sequences are from one Virgibacillus necropolis window:
- a CDS encoding RAxF-45 family protein, which yields MFQTGKGITKFREYLWMCYALFADFVNNGIRLSFFKQMNVKYQ from the coding sequence ATGTTTCAAACTGGTAAAGGCATTACAAAATTCAGAGAATACCTCTGGATGTGTTATGCGCTTTTTGCTGATTTTGTTAACAACGGGATACGTCTGTCCTTTTTTAAACAAATGAATGTAAAATACCAGTAA
- a CDS encoding alpha/beta hydrolase, translating to MKHLFKEGSDKSKPTLLLLHGTGGTEEDLLPLADMIDPTASVLGVQGNVSEGGMPRFFRRLEEGVFDEEDLIFRTNELNEFVDQAAKDHGFDRNNVVAIGYSNGANIAASMLFHIANSLKGAILHHPMVPRRGLELPDLTDHPVFIAAGKNDPLCKPEESEELKELLEQGNAKVDLHWEMNGHQLSRAEVEKAAEWYQKNFGWGMK from the coding sequence ATGAAACATTTGTTTAAAGAAGGATCAGATAAAAGTAAACCAACATTATTGTTGCTTCATGGAACAGGAGGAACAGAAGAGGATTTATTACCATTAGCAGACATGATAGATCCAACAGCATCTGTTCTTGGTGTACAAGGAAATGTTAGTGAGGGCGGGATGCCTCGCTTCTTCCGTCGTTTAGAAGAAGGGGTTTTCGATGAGGAAGACCTTATTTTTCGAACCAACGAATTAAATGAATTTGTTGATCAAGCAGCAAAAGATCATGGTTTTGATCGGAATAATGTAGTGGCAATCGGTTATTCAAATGGTGCAAATATTGCTGCTAGCATGCTGTTCCACATCGCAAATTCACTAAAAGGTGCAATTCTCCATCATCCAATGGTTCCGAGACGGGGACTTGAACTTCCAGATCTGACTGATCATCCTGTATTTATTGCTGCAGGAAAAAATGATCCACTTTGTAAGCCTGAAGAATCGGAAGAACTAAAAGAACTTCTCGAACAGGGGAACGCTAAGGTCGATCTACACTGGGAAATGAATGGTCATCAGTTGTCGCGAGCAGAAGTTGAAAAAGCTGCTGAATGGTATCAAAAGAATTTTGGATGGGGCATGAAATAA
- the abc-f gene encoding ribosomal protection-like ABC-F family protein has translation MIICSLKNVTQTFGANMIFSDMTCEIKENERIGLIGRNGEGKTTLLDLMARKSDPAEGTISWKKNLTVGLLQQSPDIDDNKKVEALLYEVFASLEELKRKMTDLENAMATEQNPDKLNRLIEKYGALQEKFQEDSGYEIDSQIRRIMSGLQITDLAEKEWKQLSGGERTKVGLAQLLLKAPDLLLLDEPTNHLDLFAIEWLTDFIKSYLGTVVIVSHDRYFLDETVTSILEMDQGELIRYFTNYSNYVKEREARLLIEFQQYQDQQKKMKKMRETIKRLKEWANQANPPNDGLHRRAKSMEKALARMETLKKPILEQKKINLDFQMNKRSGKDVVIVEDVSKKFNEKSLLTSVNMHVRFRERIAIIGENGCGKSTLLKMILQKENVDDGAIHLGSNLSVGFLSQHMLEINGKRSIIDEFRDQVHVTEGDARGILAKFLFYGNTVFQKVNSLSGGEQMRLRLAQLVHQDHNLLILDEPTNHLDIESKEVLEDALDQFDGTIIAVSHDRYFLDRLFPLTYLVAGGKLTRYEGSFTFARQKWTELDALEL, from the coding sequence ATGATTATTTGTAGTTTAAAAAATGTAACACAAACATTTGGTGCTAACATGATTTTTAGTGATATGACATGCGAAATAAAGGAAAATGAACGGATTGGACTTATCGGACGGAACGGTGAAGGTAAAACTACTTTATTAGACTTAATGGCAAGGAAGTCAGATCCAGCTGAAGGTACAATTAGTTGGAAGAAAAATTTAACTGTTGGTCTTTTGCAACAGTCTCCAGATATAGATGATAATAAGAAGGTTGAAGCATTATTATATGAAGTTTTTGCTTCGTTAGAAGAATTGAAGCGGAAAATGACAGATTTGGAAAATGCTATGGCTACTGAGCAAAATCCTGATAAGCTAAACCGGCTTATAGAAAAGTACGGCGCATTACAGGAGAAGTTTCAAGAAGATAGCGGCTATGAAATTGATTCACAAATTAGAAGAATTATGAGTGGGCTGCAAATAACCGATTTAGCTGAAAAAGAATGGAAGCAGCTAAGTGGTGGAGAGCGGACAAAGGTTGGTTTAGCTCAGCTTCTGTTAAAAGCTCCAGACTTGTTACTACTTGATGAACCAACAAACCATTTAGATTTGTTTGCGATAGAATGGCTAACTGATTTTATCAAAAGCTATCTTGGTACCGTTGTTATCGTTTCACATGACCGTTACTTTTTAGATGAAACAGTTACATCCATTTTAGAAATGGATCAAGGGGAACTGATACGATATTTTACGAATTACTCTAATTATGTAAAAGAGCGTGAAGCGCGTCTTTTAATAGAGTTTCAACAATACCAGGATCAACAGAAGAAAATGAAAAAGATGAGAGAAACGATCAAGCGATTAAAAGAATGGGCAAATCAAGCAAACCCACCAAATGACGGATTACATCGTCGTGCGAAAAGCATGGAAAAAGCTTTAGCTCGTATGGAAACATTGAAAAAGCCAATTTTAGAACAAAAAAAGATCAATTTAGATTTTCAAATGAACAAACGAAGCGGGAAGGACGTTGTTATAGTTGAAGACGTTTCGAAAAAATTTAATGAAAAATCCCTGCTAACGAGTGTGAATATGCACGTAAGGTTTCGAGAACGAATCGCGATCATCGGTGAAAATGGGTGTGGAAAATCCACTTTGCTAAAGATGATTCTACAAAAAGAAAATGTGGATGATGGCGCTATCCACCTTGGAAGCAATTTATCAGTTGGATTCTTATCCCAGCATATGCTTGAAATAAATGGTAAACGATCAATTATTGATGAATTTCGTGATCAAGTTCATGTAACGGAAGGAGACGCTAGAGGGATACTAGCAAAGTTCCTCTTCTACGGCAATACAGTTTTTCAAAAAGTGAACAGTTTGAGCGGTGGCGAACAAATGCGATTGCGTTTAGCACAACTTGTTCACCAGGATCATAATTTATTAATTTTGGATGAACCGACAAACCACTTGGATATTGAATCAAAAGAGGTCTTAGAGGATGCATTGGACCAATTTGACGGGACGATTATTGCTGTATCACATGATCGTTATTTCCTCGATCGACTTTTCCCGCTCACCTATTTGGTAGCGGGTGGTAAGCTAACAAGGTACGAAGGAAGCTTTACATTTGCAAGGCAAAAATGGACGGAATTAGACGCACTAGAACTATAA
- a CDS encoding biotin transporter BioY — MKNTKWTPLNLTVGSLFVALTAIGANITSIAPFLVVGGVPITLQTFFAVLAGIVLGSRLGAFSMFVYMILGLAGAPIFAQFKGGIAAIISPTFGFILSFILVAYVAGKIVEVKRSLPIYVTAALVGMSINYVFGTNWMYAAYLFWFDAPEGFTYQLAWLWMMVPLPKDIVLSVLAGFFAFRLERSGIRKVQNKNQKNAA; from the coding sequence GTGAAAAATACGAAATGGACACCATTGAATTTAACAGTAGGAAGCTTATTTGTAGCATTAACTGCGATTGGAGCCAATATCACATCGATTGCTCCATTTTTAGTAGTTGGTGGAGTTCCTATTACATTACAAACGTTTTTTGCTGTATTAGCAGGAATTGTTCTTGGTAGCCGTCTTGGAGCTTTTTCTATGTTTGTTTATATGATTCTAGGATTAGCTGGGGCACCAATCTTTGCTCAATTTAAGGGTGGAATTGCAGCCATTATTTCCCCGACGTTTGGCTTCATCTTATCCTTTATATTAGTTGCCTATGTAGCAGGAAAAATTGTGGAAGTAAAACGGAGCTTACCTATTTATGTAACTGCAGCATTGGTAGGTATGTCGATCAACTATGTCTTTGGAACAAATTGGATGTATGCCGCTTATCTCTTTTGGTTTGATGCTCCAGAAGGATTCACCTATCAATTAGCATGGTTATGGATGATGGTTCCACTACCAAAAGACATTGTTCTATCTGTTTTAGCGGGCTTTTTTGCTTTCCGTTTAGAACGAAGTGGTATTAGGAAGGTGCAAAATAAAAACCAAAAAAATGCTGCTTAA
- a CDS encoding amidase family protein, which yields MSKQLFQFNEATITNIQQSMESGELTALGLTKMYLEQIAKYNSTGPKINAVIEINPDALHIAEALDVERLQSGKRGPLHGVPILIKDNIDSGDKMHTTAGSVSLADHYASEDAFVTERLRVAGAIILGKTNLTEWANFMSQGMPNGYSSRGGQVLNPYGPGDFDVGGSSSGSGAGVAANFAAGAIGTETDGSILSPASSNSLVGIKPTVGLTSRTGIIPIAHSQDTAGPMTRTVEDAAILLGALSGKDAKDPATAVNADRITDYIPFLNKHGLENKRIGVPRNYLSELDETELTLVNQALEDMEKLGTTIVDPIYLPNDLPDSSVLYHEFKNGVNAYLGKLPVNSTVRSLRDVINFNQSNANEALEYGQTTLIKSETKSGALVEEEYITDRLMDLEFSQDKMQEVMREQKLDALFFPNFYGSSIAAKAGYPSITVPAGYTETGKPVGITFTGLAFSEAQLIELAYAYEQATNHRKAPVLE from the coding sequence ATGTCTAAACAACTATTCCAATTCAATGAAGCAACGATAACGAACATACAACAATCAATGGAATCTGGTGAATTAACTGCCCTAGGGCTAACCAAAATGTATCTCGAACAAATTGCAAAGTATAACTCAACTGGTCCAAAGATAAATGCTGTAATCGAAATTAATCCTGATGCTTTACATATTGCCGAAGCACTTGATGTAGAACGTCTACAATCCGGTAAAAGAGGTCCACTTCACGGCGTTCCAATTCTTATTAAAGACAACATTGATTCAGGAGATAAAATGCATACTACTGCAGGATCAGTTTCTCTTGCTGATCATTATGCAAGTGAAGATGCCTTTGTGACAGAAAGGTTACGCGTGGCTGGTGCAATCATTCTAGGAAAAACAAATTTAACTGAATGGGCTAATTTTATGTCACAAGGAATGCCAAATGGCTATAGTTCAAGGGGTGGGCAGGTGTTGAATCCGTATGGCCCGGGTGATTTTGATGTCGGGGGTTCTAGTTCAGGATCTGGTGCTGGAGTTGCTGCTAACTTTGCAGCTGGTGCTATTGGTACCGAAACGGATGGGTCCATTTTAAGTCCTGCAAGTAGCAATTCACTCGTTGGTATTAAGCCGACTGTAGGGCTGACTAGCCGAACTGGTATTATTCCGATTGCACACAGTCAAGACACTGCTGGGCCAATGACACGGACGGTTGAAGATGCCGCTATCCTATTAGGCGCTTTGTCTGGTAAAGATGCTAAAGATCCAGCAACTGCAGTAAACGCCGACAGAATAACGGACTATATACCTTTTCTAAATAAACATGGATTAGAAAATAAAAGAATAGGTGTACCACGAAACTATTTATCAGAACTTGATGAGACGGAATTAACACTTGTTAATCAAGCTCTTGAGGATATGGAAAAGCTAGGTACTACCATCGTGGATCCAATTTATTTACCAAATGATCTTCCAGATTCAAGTGTATTATATCATGAATTCAAAAATGGAGTGAATGCTTATTTAGGTAAACTTCCGGTAAACTCCACTGTTCGTTCATTGCGTGATGTCATCAATTTTAATCAATCAAACGCAAACGAAGCTCTAGAATATGGACAAACTACACTAATCAAATCGGAAACGAAAAGCGGAGCACTTGTGGAAGAAGAATATATCACAGATCGATTAATGGACTTAGAATTTTCACAGGATAAGATGCAAGAAGTTATGAGGGAACAAAAGCTAGACGCTTTATTTTTTCCGAACTTTTATGGATCCAGTATTGCCGCAAAAGCGGGGTATCCATCCATCACGGTTCCGGCGGGATACACGGAAACTGGAAAACCAGTTGGAATTACCTTCACGGGATTAGCTTTTTCAGAAGCACAATTAATCGAGTTAGCTTATGCTTATGAACAAGCTACGAACCACCGGAAAGCACCTGTGTTAGAATAA
- a CDS encoding sulfurtransferase: MSYLVSVDWLKKKLENKTEEIVVVDVRFSLADPDEGRKAYEQGHIPSAMYLDLNKDLSSPASEHGGNHPLPDMEIFAEKLGEIGIDQQTTVVIYDEKNDMFAARLWWLLDYMGHKNVYLLDGGIARWIEEGNVVTTEIPLPAVKKFQPEIQENQVVDMKQVKEKMKDKSSVLIDSRSKDRYLGQSEPMYAKAGHIPGAKNFFWKDVLQEDGRWKNDEDLQSNFDSLAKDDEIIVSCGSGVSACPNIIALKMAGYENVKLYPGSYSDWISYEDNQVETKEE; this comes from the coding sequence ATGTCTTATTTAGTTTCAGTTGATTGGTTGAAAAAGAAATTAGAAAATAAAACCGAGGAGATAGTTGTTGTTGATGTTCGTTTTTCACTCGCTGATCCTGATGAGGGAAGAAAAGCTTATGAACAGGGGCATATTCCAAGTGCCATGTATTTGGATTTAAATAAAGATTTATCAAGTCCTGCTTCAGAACATGGAGGAAATCATCCACTTCCTGATATGGAAATATTCGCTGAAAAGCTTGGTGAAATTGGCATTGATCAACAAACAACGGTAGTCATTTATGATGAAAAAAATGATATGTTTGCGGCGCGTCTGTGGTGGTTGCTTGATTATATGGGACATAAAAATGTTTATTTGTTAGATGGGGGAATCGCGCGTTGGATAGAGGAAGGAAATGTTGTGACAACGGAAATACCTCTTCCAGCAGTGAAAAAGTTCCAGCCTGAAATCCAGGAAAATCAAGTAGTAGATATGAAACAAGTGAAGGAAAAAATGAAAGATAAGTCTTCGGTGTTAATAGATTCGCGATCAAAAGATAGATATTTAGGACAATCAGAACCAATGTATGCGAAAGCGGGACATATTCCAGGCGCGAAAAATTTCTTCTGGAAGGATGTCTTGCAGGAGGATGGGCGCTGGAAAAATGATGAGGATTTGCAATCGAATTTTGATAGTTTAGCTAAGGACGATGAAATTATTGTGTCCTGTGGTTCAGGTGTATCAGCCTGTCCAAACATCATTGCATTGAAAATGGCTGGTTATGAAAATGTGAAATTGTATCCAGGAAGTTATAGCGATTGGATATCATACGAAGATAATCAAGTTGAAACAAAAGAAGAGTAG
- the bioB gene encoding biotin synthase BioB, with translation MLNFKSLASDVVDGYEISEGEAMEILECPDEKILELLNSAYQIRKHYYGNKVKLNMIINTKSGACPENCGYCAQSRDSSNPIQKYRMMHKDTIVAGAEKAHQLNSGTYCIVASGRGPTTRELNQVTGAVKEIKEKYDLKICACLGILKPGQAEQLKESGVDRYNHNINTSENHHDTITTSHSYQDRVATVNKAKNAGISPCSGVIVGMKESKQDVIHMAIALKELDADSIPVNFLHAMDGTLLEGTDELNPLYCLKVLSLFRFINPTKEIRISGGREVNLRSLQPLGLYAANSIFIGDYLTTAGQEGTKDHQMLRDLGFEVDYEGSKMPV, from the coding sequence ATGTTGAATTTTAAATCACTAGCAAGCGATGTCGTTGATGGATATGAGATTTCAGAAGGTGAAGCGATGGAAATTTTGGAATGTCCTGATGAAAAAATTCTAGAACTACTAAATAGCGCTTACCAAATTCGAAAACACTATTACGGAAATAAAGTAAAATTAAATATGATTATTAACACTAAATCTGGTGCGTGTCCAGAGAACTGTGGTTATTGTGCACAATCTAGGGATTCTAGTAATCCGATCCAAAAATATCGAATGATGCACAAAGATACAATTGTAGCTGGAGCGGAAAAAGCTCATCAGTTAAATTCAGGCACCTATTGTATCGTCGCAAGCGGACGCGGTCCTACAACTCGCGAATTAAATCAAGTTACAGGGGCAGTAAAGGAAATAAAAGAAAAATATGATTTGAAAATATGTGCGTGTCTTGGAATCCTTAAACCTGGACAGGCAGAACAGTTAAAAGAATCTGGTGTTGACCGTTACAATCACAATATCAACACATCAGAAAACCACCATGATACTATAACAACAAGTCACAGCTATCAAGACCGAGTTGCGACGGTTAATAAAGCGAAAAATGCTGGAATTTCACCTTGTTCTGGTGTAATTGTTGGAATGAAAGAATCAAAACAAGATGTCATACATATGGCAATAGCATTGAAAGAATTAGATGCCGACTCCATTCCAGTTAACTTTCTCCATGCAATGGACGGGACATTATTAGAAGGAACGGATGAATTAAACCCATTATATTGTTTGAAAGTATTGAGTCTGTTTCGTTTCATCAATCCGACTAAAGAAATTCGAATATCTGGTGGGCGTGAAGTAAACTTGAGAAGCCTACAACCCCTTGGTTTGTATGCAGCAAACTCAATTTTTATTGGAGACTATTTAACAACAGCTGGGCAAGAAGGAACGAAAGACCATCAAATGTTAAGAGATCTTGGATTTGAGGTTGATTATGAAGGTAGTAAAATGCCTGTTTAG
- a CDS encoding GNAT family protein, with protein MVGTAFLEENKNNIKEELDTLEIQLFRMQHNIKEIAKKWEIISIDQTYDNNWVVIYADKGAEACQIMLHDCDASFRGNWDAAIQTNYKNDNTIHIADIKGRQNKGYGSILMNHLKELAHDENVQYITGDIVERDFDHVNRLKHFYRKHNFDVNINHEEQCGEIVWNEG; from the coding sequence ATGGTAGGAACAGCTTTTTTAGAAGAAAATAAAAATAATATAAAAGAGGAGTTGGACACACTAGAAATCCAGCTTTTCCGTATGCAACATAATATAAAAGAAATTGCAAAAAAGTGGGAGATCATAAGTATTGATCAGACATATGACAATAACTGGGTGGTTATTTATGCTGACAAAGGTGCGGAGGCATGTCAAATTATGCTTCATGACTGTGATGCATCATTCCGCGGAAATTGGGACGCCGCCATTCAAACCAACTATAAAAATGACAATACTATTCATATTGCCGATATAAAAGGGCGACAGAACAAGGGCTATGGTTCCATTTTAATGAATCATTTAAAAGAATTGGCTCATGATGAAAACGTGCAATATATTACGGGTGATATTGTGGAGCGTGACTTTGACCATGTAAATCGATTGAAACACTTTTATAGAAAGCACAATTTTGATGTGAACATTAACCATGAAGAGCAATGCGGTGAAATTGTTTGGAATGAAGGTTGA
- the pepT gene encoding peptidase T, which yields MKKDLINRLTTYVKIDTQSDGKSENTPSTPGQLTLANLLVDELKEIGMSDVTIDENGYVMATLPANSEKDIPTIGFLAHVDTATDFTGKNVNPQLVENFDGNDLVLNEALNVVLTGKEFPELPGYKGHTLLTTDGTTLLGADNKAGIAEIMTAMAYLINHQEVKHGKIRVAFTPDEEIGLGPHKFDVDAFDAKFAYTIDGGPLGELQFESFNAAAAEITFIGNSVHPGTAKNKMVNAGTMAAEFIGKFPELETPEHTEKYEGFYHLSSILGDVEKTHASYIIRDFDKKNFEARKAHMEKAVKDIKEKFGEHHVQLKMEDQYYNMGEKIEPVKEIVDIAQQAMENLAIKPLIKPVRGGTDGSQLSFMGLPTPNIFTGGENYHGKFEYISIDNMEKATNVIVEICRLFEESQ from the coding sequence ATGAAAAAAGATTTAATTAACCGCCTCACTACATATGTAAAAATAGATACCCAGTCAGATGGAAAGAGCGAAAACACACCTTCAACTCCAGGTCAGTTAACACTCGCCAATTTATTAGTAGATGAATTAAAGGAAATCGGTATGAGTGATGTAACAATCGACGAAAACGGTTACGTAATGGCCACACTTCCTGCTAATAGTGAAAAGGATATCCCGACTATTGGCTTTCTAGCACACGTTGATACAGCTACAGATTTCACTGGAAAAAATGTTAATCCACAGCTTGTAGAAAATTTTGATGGAAATGATTTAGTACTAAATGAAGCGTTAAATGTAGTTTTAACAGGAAAAGAATTCCCCGAGCTCCCTGGTTATAAAGGTCATACGTTACTAACAACAGATGGAACAACACTTTTAGGCGCTGATAACAAAGCTGGAATTGCCGAAATTATGACTGCAATGGCCTACTTAATTAACCACCAGGAAGTAAAACATGGAAAAATACGCGTAGCTTTTACACCTGATGAGGAAATTGGACTTGGACCACACAAATTCGATGTTGACGCATTCGATGCCAAGTTTGCCTATACAATTGACGGCGGACCACTAGGGGAACTGCAGTTTGAAAGTTTTAACGCCGCTGCAGCAGAAATTACATTTATCGGGAACAGTGTTCACCCTGGTACAGCGAAAAACAAAATGGTTAATGCAGGAACCATGGCAGCTGAATTCATCGGCAAATTTCCAGAACTCGAAACCCCGGAACATACTGAAAAATATGAGGGCTTTTATCACCTAAGTTCCATCCTTGGCGATGTGGAAAAAACGCATGCTTCTTATATCATTCGAGATTTTGATAAAAAGAATTTCGAAGCGCGTAAAGCACATATGGAAAAAGCTGTTAAGGACATCAAAGAAAAATTTGGTGAGCATCATGTACAATTAAAGATGGAAGATCAATATTATAATATGGGTGAAAAAATTGAACCTGTTAAAGAAATTGTAGATATCGCCCAACAAGCAATGGAAAATCTCGCTATTAAACCGCTTATAAAACCCGTTCGTGGTGGGACTGATGGATCCCAATTATCCTTTATGGGATTACCTACACCAAATATTTTCACTGGTGGCGAAAATTATCACGGCAAATTTGAATACATTTCTATTGATAACATGGAAAAAGCAACGAATGTGATCGTGGAAATTTGCAGGTTGTTTGAAGAAAGTCAATGA
- a CDS encoding NAD(P)-dependent oxidoreductase yields the protein MKLLILGASGRVGRKIVEHALTNRHHVVAFVRTPEKLKLTSDYLTVFKGDVLDRTDLTRAMNGVDLIISALNTDQTNTLSRSMPLVVEAMGANQLTQIITIGTAGILNSRLEPDLYRFQSSESKRRKTTAAEDHLAAFHYLEKSNLDWTVVCPTYLPDGEAEGNYRVEKDVLPKDGKRISVGDTAAFAYSLVDNKEFLNTRVGIAY from the coding sequence TTGAAACTACTTATATTAGGGGCATCCGGTAGGGTTGGTCGGAAAATTGTTGAACATGCATTAACTAATCGACATCACGTTGTTGCTTTTGTTCGTACACCAGAAAAATTAAAACTTACGTCTGATTATTTAACGGTTTTCAAAGGTGATGTATTAGATAGAACTGACTTAACTCGTGCAATGAATGGTGTAGATCTTATCATCAGTGCCCTAAATACAGATCAAACTAATACGCTGTCTCGAAGTATGCCTCTTGTAGTTGAAGCAATGGGGGCAAATCAACTAACACAAATTATTACAATTGGAACGGCTGGAATTTTAAACAGTAGGTTAGAGCCTGATTTGTACCGATTTCAATCAAGTGAATCAAAACGAAGAAAGACGACTGCTGCTGAGGATCATTTAGCCGCATTTCACTATCTTGAAAAATCAAATTTGGATTGGACGGTAGTTTGTCCAACTTACCTACCTGATGGAGAAGCGGAAGGGAATTATCGTGTTGAAAAAGATGTACTCCCTAAAGATGGAAAGCGAATTTCAGTTGGTGATACCGCGGCTTTTGCTTATTCGTTGGTGGATAATAAAGAATTTTTAAATACACGTGTAGGGATTGCGTATTAA
- a CDS encoding aldo/keto reductase codes for MKFITLNNGLRMPQLGYGVWQVPEDEVTPAVSTAIEVGFRSIDTAKVYKNERGVGEAIATSNVPREDLFITTKVWNTDQGYDNTLKAFDESLEKLGLDYVDLYLIHWPTPEYDDYVETYKAMEKLYKDGRAKAIGVCNFNIEHLQRLLDECDVTPVVNQVECHPYLQQTKLQDFCQKNDIYLEAWSPLMQGGEVLDNDVIKEIARQYGKTSAQVIIRWHLQSGRIVIPKSVTPSRIEENFDVFGFELTKEDLEKIAKLDRNERKGPEPSEMNNR; via the coding sequence ATGAAGTTTATTACATTAAATAACGGTCTTCGCATGCCACAACTTGGTTATGGTGTGTGGCAGGTTCCTGAAGATGAAGTAACACCAGCAGTATCTACAGCAATTGAAGTTGGATTTCGATCTATTGATACAGCAAAAGTATATAAAAATGAACGAGGGGTAGGCGAGGCAATCGCAACTAGTAATGTTCCCCGCGAGGATTTATTTATTACAACAAAGGTTTGGAATACGGATCAAGGCTATGATAATACGTTAAAAGCTTTTGACGAAAGCTTGGAAAAGTTAGGTTTGGATTATGTTGATTTATATTTAATCCACTGGCCAACGCCAGAATATGATGATTATGTAGAAACGTATAAAGCAATGGAAAAATTATATAAAGATGGCCGTGCGAAAGCAATTGGAGTTTGTAACTTTAATATTGAGCATTTACAACGTTTATTAGATGAATGTGACGTAACACCTGTCGTTAATCAGGTCGAATGCCATCCATATTTACAACAAACTAAATTGCAGGATTTTTGCCAGAAGAACGATATTTATTTAGAGGCATGGAGCCCATTAATGCAGGGTGGCGAAGTATTGGATAATGATGTGATCAAGGAAATTGCGCGGCAATATGGCAAAACCTCTGCACAAGTTATCATTCGTTGGCATTTACAGAGTGGAAGAATTGTCATTCCAAAATCTGTGACACCATCACGTATTGAAGAAAACTTTGATGTGTTTGGCTTTGAACTAACCAAAGAAGACTTGGAGAAGATTGCTAAGCTTGATCGTAATGAGCGTAAAGGTCCTGAACCAAGTGAAATGAATAATCGATAG
- a CDS encoding DNA-3-methyladenine glycosylase I, producing MKNRCDWATSDQIYIDYHDNEWGKPKHDDEELFEMLCLEGAQAGLSWITILKRRENYRKAFDNFDPAVIQEYDEEKIQEILQDEGIIRNKLKVRSVVTNAKAFLNVQEEFGTFDTYIWSFVGGEPILNDWKNHEEVPATTDESVKMSKDLKKRGFKFVGPTICYAYMQSTGMVNDHTQECFLHHKKD from the coding sequence ATGAAAAATAGGTGTGATTGGGCAACCTCTGATCAGATATACATCGATTATCATGATAACGAGTGGGGCAAACCAAAACATGATGATGAGGAATTATTTGAAATGCTTTGTCTAGAAGGCGCACAAGCAGGTTTGAGCTGGATAACTATATTGAAGCGTCGAGAAAATTATCGCAAAGCATTTGATAATTTTGATCCAGCCGTCATTCAGGAGTACGATGAGGAAAAAATCCAAGAGATTTTGCAGGACGAAGGGATCATTCGCAATAAACTAAAGGTACGTTCTGTCGTGACGAATGCAAAAGCATTTTTAAACGTGCAAGAAGAATTTGGAACTTTTGACACTTATATCTGGAGTTTTGTTGGTGGTGAACCGATTTTAAATGACTGGAAGAATCATGAGGAAGTCCCCGCCACAACAGATGAATCTGTCAAAATGAGCAAAGATTTAAAAAAGCGAGGATTTAAATTTGTAGGTCCAACGATTTGCTATGCTTACATGCAATCAACTGGAATGGTAAATGACCATACGCAGGAATGTTTCTTGCATCATAAAAAGGATTAA
- a CDS encoding sterol desaturase family protein yields the protein MGKYYKEFVTFPDVFVMLVLFVPFMIYTVLHMLQFNTWIALVIGMETYATSEYIVHRFLFHMKTPKNAFLLKTIKRLHFDHHVDPKDLNLLFLPLWFSLPNFFIGAAVFYLITGNLQLTIAFLAGLIAYFLYYEWKHYIAHKPIQPRTKLGRNTKRAHLWHHFKNENYWFGVTHTSVDKTFGTYRDQKQVNKSETARNLEKRA from the coding sequence ATGGGTAAGTACTACAAGGAGTTTGTCACATTTCCAGATGTCTTTGTTATGCTTGTTCTTTTTGTTCCATTCATGATATATACAGTTTTGCACATGCTACAATTTAATACCTGGATTGCCCTTGTAATTGGAATGGAGACTTATGCGACTAGTGAGTATATAGTTCATCGTTTTTTGTTTCATATGAAGACACCTAAGAATGCTTTTTTGTTAAAAACGATTAAGCGTTTACACTTTGATCATCATGTAGATCCTAAAGATTTAAACTTATTATTTCTACCACTTTGGTTTAGCCTTCCAAACTTCTTTATCGGTGCAGCAGTCTTCTACTTAATCACGGGTAACCTGCAACTGACGATAGCTTTTCTTGCTGGATTAATTGCTTATTTTCTTTATTATGAATGGAAACATTATATTGCCCATAAACCGATTCAACCGCGTACAAAATTAGGACGAAATACCAAAAGGGCTCATCTGTGGCACCATTTCAAAAATGAGAACTATTGGTTTGGCGTAACACACACTTCTGTCGATAAAACATTTGGTACGTATCGAGATCAAAAACAAGTAAATAAAAGTGAAACAGCAAGAAACCTGGAAAAGCGTGCTTGA